The stretch of DNA GTGGACTCGAGGAGCGAGTTCTGCGACGTTTGTTTGCATCGTCTCGCGAGCCTTGTCGATGAACCCCTTCGAGAGCGCTGGTCGACCGCTGTCGGTTCGCTCCATGACGTCGACATGAACACCGGCAGCCTCGAGCACCCTGATCGTCGCTTTCCCGACGTCTGGGTGGCTGTAGTTCGTGTGCGTGTCAACGACGAAGACGGCGTTCCGGTCGGCCACGGATTCGGGGACGCGTGACCCACCGCGGGCGTCGAACCAGTGCTGGACAGTCTCCCGGTGAAACGTTGGAAGCGAACGCTCTCGGGCGATACCGACGGTCTTCTCGGCGATGGTTCGCGACCCCGGGAGCGACGTGACAACGTTCGAGACGGGGGCGAGTGTACTGGCGATTCCCGCGAGCGTGTCGAAGTTCGCAAAAAGTCGATCACGGAGACTCGAGCCGTGTTCCTGATGGCGGGAGTGCATGACCTCGGTCTTGAGCTTGGCAAGGTCGACCTCACTCGGACAGTCGTGTTTGCAGCCCTTGCAGCCGATACAGAGGTCGAGCACCTCTTCGGCAAATTCGTCGTCGGTGGGATCGTCGGGCAAGTCACCGCTCATGGCCTGGCGGAGCATGTTGGCTCGGCCGCGGGTGCTGGTAAGCTCCTCGTCAGCAGCTCTGTAGGTCGGACACATGACACCGCCGGTCGTCTCCTGAGAGCCCCGACAGCTACCACAGCCGTGACAGAGTTCGACCATGCCCTGCATCCCGTTTTCGTTGGACCAATTCAGTGATGGGTCAACGGATGGGTCATAGCTGTACTCCTCATCGTATCGCAGGTTCGCCGTCATATTGTGGTTGCCACAGACGTTGCCCGGATTGAGCAGCCAGTCAGGGTCGAACGCTGACTTCAGACTCCGGAACGTCTCCCAGAGATCATCGCCGTAGAGTTTCCGGTTCCACTGTGTTCGAGCGCGACCGTCGCCGTGTTCGCCGGAGACGCTGCCGCCGAAAGAGACGACCATATCGGTCACCTCGTCAGCGATAGCGACCATGTCCTCGCGGTCGGCGTCGGCTTTCGTATTCACGAGTGGCCGCACGTGAAGCACACCGGGTCCGGCATGCGCGTAGAACGCCGCGTCGACGTCGCGGTCCCGGTCGGCCAACAGCGACTGGAACCGCTCGACGAACTCCGGAAGGTGTTCAGGCGGGACCGCACAGTCCTCGATAAAGCTGATATGTTTCTCGTCGCTCGTCCGTGAGAGCAAGATCGGCAGCCCGGCCTTGCGCAACGTCCAGAACTGCTCCCGGTCGGGTTCGTCGTGTGCCTCGAGGCCGGCAACGGCGTACTGATCATCGGCCGTTGGGCGGTCGTCTGGAGGCATCACCCCGGAAGCGAGGTCAGGGTCAGGAACCCGATCCATGAGGAGTCCGGCCGTCTGCTCACGTCCGTGATCGTCATCCGTGGCGTAGAACTCGACCAGCAACGCTGCAGAGACTCCGTCGGGAACCAGTGCTGCAACATCCTCGAATCCAGCTGTGTTCCGTGCCAGCCCCAGGAGGACGTCATCGATCAGCTCGACCGCTGCGGGCTCGTGTTCGAGGACGTGCTGGACGTCGGTAACGGCCTCGAGGACGCTCTCGTAGAATAGCAGCGACACTGCCTTCGTCTCGGGAACTGGCTCGAGGGAAATTTCGGCTTCGGTGATAATGGCGAGGGTGCCCTCGCTGCCAGCCAGCAAACGGGCAAGATTGACGACACCCCGTTCGGCTTCCTCGACAAGCACGTCGAGGTTGTACCCCGAAACGTTGCGCTTCAGATCAGGGAACCGTTCGCGGACCTCGTCGGCGTCCTCGTCGATAATCCGGACGACCTCGGCGAAGACGCACTCGAGGATGGTGCCCTCGGGATCTGCACGAGTTCGGAGTTCCTCGAGGTCGATTTCGCCGAGTGTCGCGACGGTGCCGTCGGCCAGAACGACCTCGCACTCCTCGACGTAAGCGTCGGTCTTGCCATAGACGAGTGAATGGGCACCCGTCGAGTTGTTTCCGATGGCACCACCGATGACGCTTCGGTTGCCCGCGGCCGGGTCGGGTGCGAACTTCAGTTCGTGGGGTGAGAGCGTGTCGTTGAGTTCGTCGAGGATAACGCCTGGCTGGACCCGCGCCCGTTGTTCGTCCGGTTCGACAGAGACGATGTCATCCATATATCTGGTGAAATCGAGGACAACCGCCTCGTTGACTGCCTGTCCCGCAAGGCTGGTGCCGCCACCGCGAGGCAGCACTGGAATCTCGCGGTCTGCACAGTACTCGACGACGGCAGCGACGTCTTCAGTCGACGTCGGGAAGACGACACCGATGGGCGTCATCCCGTACGCGCTCGCGTCGGTCGCGTACAATTGGCGGGTATAGCTGTCGAAACGGACGTCGCCCGCGATCAGGTCCTCGAGATCGGCAACCAGTCCGGGTTGGGCAACCTCGCCCGAAGCGTAGTCGTAGTTCGCTCGAGTGTCGGCGTCGGGGCTCGAGTCTCCTCGGTTGAACGAATTCGAATTCGCCGTCATATCGCCCTCGCTCCAACTGGGAGCCCGTGTTCGATTCGTGTTCGACACCGCACGAGGTCAGAATTAACTCGCACAAGCACCGCTGCTGGCGTGGTCCGCATTCGCATGGGTACTCTATCTCTCCGGACAATCGAGTTAGTGGTTTCGGTCCCCCTACTCATTCGTTGAACCCAAACCATGGTAGTGTCCTATGAGACACCACTGCTGGTGGAGAACATAAGTTCAGGTACGTGTTCGGGGGTAGCCTTATTTCAGTTCGGCGGAGATGATCCTCCATATGAGTTACACGCGAACGTGGACAGTTCGGTTCTCGGATACAGACCCGTTCAGCATCGCCCACTACCCCCGGATGATAGACGCAATTCACGAGACCTCCGATATGTTCATGGAGGAGATCGGCTGGTCGTTCTGGGAGATGACCGAACAACACGAAATCGGGCTCCCGCTCGTCTCGATGGACTTCGATTTCAAACAGCAAGTGAGCGGTGGAGATCAAGTTCAGATCGAACTGACGACCGATGTCGGCACCTCGAGCGTTCAGTTCGTCTATACTGGGACCCACGATGGGGCCGTCGTGTTTACCGGCACGGAGCACCGGGTCTGCGTTCCAGTCGGCGGCGATCAGAGTGTCCCAGTTCCGGACGAGTTACGCGCTGCGCTGAAATCGACCTCGGAATAAGACCCGTTCTCCCGCCGTCTCAGCCCTTCTAATTGTCTTTGCAACCGCTCCTGGCTCGTTCTGACTCGTGAGGGAAGAGACCTGTCCAAAGAACTGAGACAGGTACTGTGTTCGCCAATAGAGAACACATTGTGAGACAATAACAAGGATAGTCGGCGTCATTTTACTAAAGTACTTGTGTAAACAATTTAGAGCCAGGATTTCCGCTCATCAGCCGAATACCAGCACCTCAGCTTCGTATAGCGAAGTTTTCTGATAGGGAATCCAGTCCGTTTCATAATAGCGAACGCCTCTCTGTCCATCCCCCATATCATATCAGTGTTTTTTCGAAAGTGATTATGTAATCGGAGATAAACCACATTTATCATGAAGGAGCGCGCGGACGATGGACGGGCCATCAAATCGAACGAAACGCTGTTCGCTATCGTCGAAACACTCACAGAAACCGGCGGTGCGGGCGTCACCGAACTCGCAGACCGACTCGACCTCGCCAAGAGCACAGTCCACAAGCATCTGGTCAGCCTCGAGCGACGACGCTACGTCGTCAACGACGGGCACCAGTACCGACTCGGCTTGCAATTTTTCAACACGGGCGTCTCCGTTCGCAACCAGTACGATGTCTACCACGCGGCAAAAGACCGTATCGAACGCCTGGCAGCCGAGACGAACGAGGCCGTCTGGCTGATCGTCCACGAAAACGGCCGCGGAATCTTCCTCTATGGCGTCTCGCGCAATGACTCGTTCTCGTTCGATTCGACTATCGGAACATGGGTTCCGCTACACGCCAACTCGGCTGGAAAAGCTATCCTGGCCCACCT from Natronolimnobius sp. AArcel1 encodes:
- a CDS encoding FAD-binding and (Fe-S)-binding domain-containing protein; its protein translation is MTANSNSFNRGDSSPDADTRANYDYASGEVAQPGLVADLEDLIAGDVRFDSYTRQLYATDASAYGMTPIGVVFPTSTEDVAAVVEYCADREIPVLPRGGGTSLAGQAVNEAVVLDFTRYMDDIVSVEPDEQRARVQPGVILDELNDTLSPHELKFAPDPAAGNRSVIGGAIGNNSTGAHSLVYGKTDAYVEECEVVLADGTVATLGEIDLEELRTRADPEGTILECVFAEVVRIIDEDADEVRERFPDLKRNVSGYNLDVLVEEAERGVVNLARLLAGSEGTLAIITEAEISLEPVPETKAVSLLFYESVLEAVTDVQHVLEHEPAAVELIDDVLLGLARNTAGFEDVAALVPDGVSAALLVEFYATDDDHGREQTAGLLMDRVPDPDLASGVMPPDDRPTADDQYAVAGLEAHDEPDREQFWTLRKAGLPILLSRTSDEKHISFIEDCAVPPEHLPEFVERFQSLLADRDRDVDAAFYAHAGPGVLHVRPLVNTKADADREDMVAIADEVTDMVVSFGGSVSGEHGDGRARTQWNRKLYGDDLWETFRSLKSAFDPDWLLNPGNVCGNHNMTANLRYDEEYSYDPSVDPSLNWSNENGMQGMVELCHGCGSCRGSQETTGGVMCPTYRAADEELTSTRGRANMLRQAMSGDLPDDPTDDEFAEEVLDLCIGCKGCKHDCPSEVDLAKLKTEVMHSRHQEHGSSLRDRLFANFDTLAGIASTLAPVSNVVTSLPGSRTIAEKTVGIARERSLPTFHRETVQHWFDARGGSRVPESVADRNAVFVVDTHTNYSHPDVGKATIRVLEAAGVHVDVMERTDSGRPALSKGFIDKARETMQTNVAELAPRVHDGWDVVLAEPSDAVMFQSDALDLLSGDRVETVAKNSYGVCEYLDTFRLDENIDWNAPSESLAYHGHCHQKAHAKDHHAVGVLRRAGYAVDPLDSTCCGMAGTFGYEAEHYSMSQSIADLLLEQIADSDASVVTAPGASCRTQLGERALNPVPAESALVGSPLDRDEPPTPIELLAIAIENPNSIAH
- a CDS encoding thioesterase family protein — its product is MSYTRTWTVRFSDTDPFSIAHYPRMIDAIHETSDMFMEEIGWSFWEMTEQHEIGLPLVSMDFDFKQQVSGGDQVQIELTTDVGTSSVQFVYTGTHDGAVVFTGTEHRVCVPVGGDQSVPVPDELRAALKSTSE
- a CDS encoding IclR family transcriptional regulator translates to MKERADDGRAIKSNETLFAIVETLTETGGAGVTELADRLDLAKSTVHKHLVSLERRRYVVNDGHQYRLGLQFFNTGVSVRNQYDVYHAAKDRIERLAAETNEAVWLIVHENGRGIFLYGVSRNDSFSFDSTIGTWVPLHANSAGKAILAHLPEQEVVEIIEHHGLPSQTENTITDEETLLDELEATRERGYAMNFQEDMRGLHAIATPVIEDGRPIAAVTIAGAANRLTEERIDAELCEPLFEAVDDIELRLVYG